In a genomic window of Occallatibacter riparius:
- a CDS encoding homocysteine synthase has protein sequence MPEEKKQQLATLAVHAGQTPDPATGSRAVPIYQTTSYLFQDADHAGRLFALQEFGNIYTRIMNPTTDVFEKRVAALEGGAAGLAVASGQAAETLTITTLAAGGDEIISTTSLYGGTYNLFHYTLPRLGINVKFVDSDDFDGLRAAISDKTRAVYAETLGNPKLDVTDIAKLAEIAHENGLPLIIDNTATSAALLRPIEHGADIVINSATKFLGGHGNSIGGVIVDAGKFDWKASGRFKEFVEPDPSYHGLSYWDTFGPLSFILKARIQGLRDTGAALSPFNAFLILQGIETLHLRMERHSQNALAVARHLEAHPGVEWVRYPGLESSKWHQRAKTYLPNGQGALLTFGIKGGYEAGKKFINSLELFSLVANIGDAKSLVIHPASTTHQQLSDEEQRAAGVTPELVRLSIGIEDIRDILGDIDQAIEAANGTAFEGETAAAGHKAQ, from the coding sequence ATGCCTGAGGAAAAAAAGCAACAGCTTGCCACCCTTGCCGTGCATGCCGGACAAACCCCCGATCCTGCCACCGGGTCCCGCGCGGTGCCCATCTATCAGACCACGTCCTACCTGTTCCAGGATGCCGATCACGCCGGCCGCCTCTTCGCCCTTCAGGAATTCGGCAACATCTACACCCGCATCATGAACCCCACCACCGATGTGTTCGAGAAGCGCGTGGCCGCCCTCGAAGGCGGCGCGGCTGGGCTTGCGGTTGCGTCGGGGCAGGCGGCCGAGACGCTCACCATCACAACGCTCGCCGCAGGTGGCGACGAAATCATCTCCACCACCTCGCTCTACGGCGGCACCTACAACCTCTTCCACTACACGCTGCCGCGCCTCGGAATCAACGTCAAGTTCGTCGACTCCGATGACTTCGACGGCCTGCGCGCCGCCATCAGCGACAAAACGCGCGCGGTCTATGCCGAAACCCTCGGCAACCCCAAACTCGACGTGACCGACATCGCGAAGCTGGCTGAGATCGCCCACGAGAACGGTCTGCCCCTGATCATCGACAACACCGCCACTTCCGCGGCACTTCTGCGCCCCATCGAGCATGGCGCGGACATCGTGATCAACTCGGCGACAAAGTTCCTGGGCGGCCACGGCAACAGCATTGGCGGCGTCATCGTCGATGCCGGCAAGTTCGACTGGAAGGCGTCAGGCCGATTCAAGGAGTTTGTCGAGCCCGATCCGTCGTATCACGGTCTTTCCTACTGGGACACCTTCGGCCCCCTCTCGTTCATCCTCAAGGCCCGCATCCAGGGCCTGCGTGACACCGGTGCGGCACTCTCGCCGTTCAATGCCTTCCTCATCCTTCAAGGCATCGAGACCCTGCACCTGCGCATGGAACGGCACTCGCAGAACGCACTCGCGGTTGCGCGCCATCTTGAAGCGCATCCGGGCGTGGAGTGGGTACGCTATCCCGGTCTCGAGTCGAGCAAGTGGCACCAGCGTGCGAAGACCTATCTGCCCAATGGCCAGGGAGCGCTGCTTACCTTCGGCATCAAGGGCGGCTACGAAGCAGGGAAGAAGTTCATCAACTCACTCGAGCTCTTCTCCCTGGTGGCCAACATCGGCGACGCCAAGTCTCTCGTCATCCACCCGGCATCCACCACCCACCAGCAGCTATCCGACGAAGAACAGCGCGCTGCCGGAGTAACCCCAGAACTGGTGCGGCTTTCCATCGGCATTGAAGATATCCGCGACATCCTCGGCGATATCGATCAGGCCATTGAAGCTGCCAACGGAACCGCCTTCGAAGGTGAGACAGCGGCGGCGGGTCATAAGGCACAATGA
- a CDS encoding carboxylesterase/lipase family protein: MLSRRSLLTNSALAAAAGALPRAGHALADYPAAAPATGDRVVANADYAVVETASGKVRGSSRNGIFTFKGIPYAATTAGAARFMPPQKPKPWTAVRSSLTYGQVCPQPARTGWANDEEAWLFNWDDGQPGEDCLRVNVWSPGLDHRKRPVMVWLHGGGYTAGSGQELPSYDGENLSRRGDVVVVSINHRLNVFGYLNLTEYGSQYADSANVGMLDIVAALEWVRDNIGNFGGDPGTVLIFGQSGGGGKVSTLMAMPAAKGLFHRAIVESGSTLRVGNEEVSRATAAALLKELNLDKGSVEKLHEIPIADLEAAAVKVTRAPRLTGVVNFRSMSERPGWYPVMDGRVVAQHPFDPQASPLSASVPLLAGSTLNEFTNAIGRPEAFEMTKEELEKRAADAYKERGGQVIASYKQLYPNANPFQLWSVIATSGVRRNVVEQCKQKAAQKAAPAYCYQFAWQTPVLNGRPMAFHCSEIAFVFNNTTRCDRMTGDGEAARALAEKMSDAWIAFARTGDPNVKGLPKWKPFSEADRTTMIFNDKCEAKDNLDTEQLKLTEPKS; this comes from the coding sequence ATGCTGTCTCGCCGTAGTCTTCTCACCAATTCTGCCCTTGCCGCTGCCGCCGGGGCGCTGCCTCGCGCGGGCCATGCCCTTGCCGACTATCCCGCAGCCGCGCCGGCCACCGGCGACCGGGTTGTAGCAAATGCCGATTACGCCGTTGTTGAAACCGCATCGGGCAAGGTACGCGGCTCCTCACGCAACGGCATCTTCACGTTCAAAGGAATTCCGTATGCGGCGACGACGGCTGGCGCTGCGCGGTTTATGCCGCCGCAGAAGCCGAAGCCCTGGACGGCAGTGCGCAGTTCCCTCACCTATGGGCAGGTGTGCCCGCAGCCCGCACGCACAGGCTGGGCGAATGACGAGGAAGCATGGCTGTTCAATTGGGATGACGGCCAGCCGGGCGAGGACTGCCTGCGCGTGAACGTGTGGTCACCGGGGCTGGACCACCGCAAGCGGCCAGTGATGGTGTGGCTGCACGGCGGCGGATACACCGCGGGATCGGGACAGGAGCTGCCTTCGTACGACGGCGAGAACCTGAGCCGCCGCGGGGACGTGGTGGTGGTCAGCATCAATCATCGGCTGAACGTGTTCGGCTATCTGAATCTGACGGAGTACGGATCGCAGTACGCCGACTCCGCGAATGTGGGGATGCTGGACATTGTCGCCGCGCTGGAGTGGGTTCGCGACAACATCGGGAACTTCGGCGGCGATCCCGGGACCGTGTTGATTTTCGGGCAGTCGGGTGGGGGTGGCAAGGTCTCGACTTTGATGGCGATGCCTGCGGCGAAGGGGCTGTTTCATCGCGCGATTGTGGAGAGCGGATCAACACTTCGCGTGGGGAACGAAGAGGTTTCGCGCGCTACTGCTGCCGCGCTGCTGAAGGAGCTGAACCTGGATAAGGGTTCCGTGGAGAAGCTGCACGAGATTCCTATTGCGGATCTGGAAGCTGCGGCGGTGAAGGTTACGAGGGCGCCGCGGTTGACGGGGGTGGTCAATTTTCGCAGCATGTCAGAGCGGCCGGGTTGGTATCCGGTGATGGACGGGCGCGTTGTTGCACAGCATCCGTTTGATCCGCAGGCATCGCCACTGTCAGCGTCCGTACCGCTGCTAGCGGGAAGCACGCTGAATGAGTTCACCAACGCGATCGGCCGGCCTGAAGCGTTCGAGATGACGAAGGAGGAGTTGGAGAAGCGCGCTGCCGATGCGTACAAGGAGCGCGGCGGGCAGGTGATCGCGTCGTATAAGCAGCTCTATCCGAATGCGAATCCGTTCCAGTTGTGGAGCGTGATTGCGACGTCGGGCGTAAGGCGCAATGTGGTGGAGCAGTGCAAGCAAAAGGCCGCGCAGAAAGCCGCTCCTGCTTACTGCTACCAGTTTGCGTGGCAGACTCCGGTGCTGAACGGGCGGCCCATGGCGTTCCACTGCTCGGAGATTGCATTTGTGTTCAACAACACGACGCGGTGCGATCGCATGACGGGCGACGGCGAGGCGGCGCGCGCGCTGGCGGAAAAGATGAGCGACGCGTGGATTGCTTTCGCGCGCACGGGCGATCCGAATGTGAAGGGCCTGCCAAAGTGGAAGCCCTTCAGCGAGGCCGATCGCACAACGATGATCTTCAACGACAAGTGCGAGGCCAAGGACAACCTTGATACCGAGCAACTGAAGCTGACTGAGCCTAAGAGCTGA
- a CDS encoding PP2C family protein-serine/threonine phosphatase — translation MRIRLLLCFVVLVFAAVHAFALGAAPARVLSIEGLGKGTAPLDGAWQFHIGDDLQWAQPGIEDTAGQNGWETIQPDRPWGAQGHYAYSGYAWYRLHLHIVPAAGSEPSYQLVLPSISDACEVYWNGRLAGRYGRLPPHASWPALNAPTVFDLPDVSDGTLAIRVWKSPLGSSSAGEVGGLTETPLIGERESIAAWIGAWNYNFLRSSMYSNALDLLYVLVAVSALVFWLRRRQDLLLVWLSVFMLCPVVWSSVYLMRLPVSANVTQFAVQVLWELRNVALWFLLIDLLNLRSRPRLVRWAKILAVVALITAFLDGCLSFVPPGWISEQSGQWIDAVFTLIVEPCDLFLLVLAAFGFRQKLDSARWIVAASASLSQLLAVVMATVSQGQRFTHWKLGQRLAGPLFHLGPAYFSAQTVLDLLLFFSIVYAVYRYARDQQMRKAVLEQELASARELQQVLIPEKPPTLPGFTMSAAYHPALEVGGDFFQVIPLEGAAAGSTLIVLGDVSGKGLRAAMAVSMIVGAVRTLAEISASPAEILAGLSRRLYGRLQGGFTTCLALRLDGDGRCTIASAGHPSPYIKGQEIDLPGALPLGIDPSTSYEEVTIRLHPGDRCSLYTDGLLEARSPSGEIFSFERLNELFASDADAVKASEAAVAFGQEDDITVLTLTRSAN, via the coding sequence ATGCGCATCCGGCTTCTCCTTTGCTTTGTGGTTCTAGTTTTTGCCGCAGTTCACGCCTTTGCACTGGGCGCCGCCCCGGCGCGTGTGCTGAGCATCGAGGGGCTAGGCAAAGGAACCGCTCCGCTGGATGGCGCGTGGCAGTTCCACATTGGCGATGATCTGCAGTGGGCGCAACCCGGGATCGAAGATACGGCGGGACAGAACGGGTGGGAGACGATCCAGCCGGACCGGCCATGGGGTGCGCAGGGGCATTACGCGTATAGCGGATATGCGTGGTACCGGTTGCATCTGCATATTGTGCCGGCGGCAGGGTCTGAGCCGAGCTATCAACTCGTGCTGCCGTCTATCTCCGATGCCTGCGAGGTTTATTGGAACGGCAGACTGGCGGGACGATATGGACGCCTGCCCCCACATGCCTCGTGGCCGGCGCTGAACGCGCCGACGGTTTTCGATCTGCCCGATGTATCGGACGGAACGCTCGCCATAAGAGTTTGGAAGAGCCCGCTAGGCAGCAGTTCCGCCGGCGAGGTGGGAGGCCTGACCGAGACGCCGCTGATTGGGGAGCGGGAGTCGATTGCGGCGTGGATAGGTGCCTGGAACTATAACTTCCTGCGCAGCTCCATGTATAGCAATGCGCTGGATCTGCTCTATGTGTTGGTCGCGGTATCCGCGCTGGTGTTCTGGTTGCGAAGGCGGCAAGACCTGTTGCTGGTGTGGCTGTCGGTGTTCATGTTGTGCCCTGTCGTCTGGTCGTCGGTGTACCTGATGCGCCTGCCAGTTTCTGCGAATGTGACGCAATTTGCTGTGCAAGTGCTGTGGGAGTTGCGGAATGTTGCGCTCTGGTTCCTGCTGATCGATCTGCTGAACCTGCGAAGCCGGCCGCGGCTGGTGCGATGGGCGAAGATCCTGGCGGTTGTGGCTCTGATTACCGCTTTTCTGGATGGGTGCCTCAGCTTTGTTCCGCCGGGCTGGATCTCCGAACAGAGCGGCCAGTGGATTGATGCAGTCTTTACCCTGATCGTGGAGCCGTGCGATCTGTTTCTGCTGGTGCTGGCAGCGTTCGGTTTTCGGCAGAAGCTGGATTCGGCGCGGTGGATCGTGGCTGCGAGTGCATCGCTCTCGCAGCTGTTGGCCGTGGTCATGGCTACTGTGTCACAGGGACAGAGGTTTACACACTGGAAGCTTGGGCAGCGTCTCGCCGGACCGCTCTTTCACCTGGGCCCGGCGTACTTCTCCGCCCAAACCGTGTTGGATCTGCTGCTCTTCTTCTCGATTGTGTATGCGGTCTACCGATATGCGCGCGATCAGCAGATGCGCAAGGCAGTATTGGAGCAGGAGCTGGCCAGCGCGCGCGAACTGCAACAGGTGCTGATTCCGGAAAAGCCGCCGACGCTGCCGGGGTTCACCATGTCGGCGGCATACCACCCGGCACTTGAGGTTGGCGGCGACTTCTTCCAGGTGATTCCGCTGGAGGGGGCGGCTGCAGGTTCGACGCTGATTGTGCTGGGGGACGTGAGCGGCAAAGGACTGCGCGCGGCCATGGCTGTTTCGATGATTGTGGGCGCGGTGCGCACGCTGGCGGAAATATCCGCCAGTCCGGCAGAGATTCTTGCCGGATTGAGCCGGCGGCTCTACGGGCGGCTGCAGGGGGGATTCACGACCTGCCTGGCGCTGAGACTCGATGGCGATGGCCGATGCACGATTGCGAGCGCTGGCCATCCGTCGCCCTATATCAAGGGACAAGAGATTGATTTGCCTGGGGCGCTGCCGCTGGGAATCGATCCTTCGACGAGCTACGAGGAAGTGACGATCCGGCTCCATCCTGGCGATCGATGCAGCCTCTATACGGACGGTCTGCTCGAGGCGCGCTCGCCTTCGGGGGAAATCTTCAGCTTCGAACGGCTGAACGAGCTGTTCGCGTCCGATGCGGATGCGGTGAAGGCGTCAGAGGCCGCGGTGGCGTTCGGGCAGGAAGACGATATTACCGTGCTGACTCTGACGCGGTCAGCTAACTAA
- a CDS encoding TIGR00282 family metallophosphoesterase yields the protein MNILFVGDIFGSAGRRIVSEHLGHVRENYGVDLTIINAENAAGGFGVTPGIAEDMFELGADVLTTGNHVWDKKELIEYLNSVPADSQENPRRVLRPVNYYPGVPGHGVFAGVTAGGVPYAVVNLMGKVFMGGTEDPFRAIDKVLEGVSAKVIVIDFHAEATSEKVAMGWHLDGRVTAVLGTHTHIPTADERILHKGTAYQTDVGMSGPYDSVIGVETDMVLHRFRTGMPGKFEAAKGNPKMCAALIECDERTGRASSIRRIMLGE from the coding sequence TTGAACATACTTTTTGTTGGCGATATTTTCGGGAGCGCGGGGCGACGAATTGTCTCGGAGCACCTGGGACACGTGCGCGAAAACTACGGCGTTGATTTGACGATCATCAATGCGGAGAATGCCGCGGGCGGGTTCGGCGTGACGCCGGGCATCGCCGAAGATATGTTCGAGCTAGGCGCGGATGTGCTGACGACGGGCAATCACGTCTGGGACAAGAAGGAACTGATCGAGTATTTGAACTCGGTTCCGGCCGACAGTCAGGAGAATCCGCGGAGGGTGTTGCGGCCGGTGAACTACTATCCCGGGGTGCCCGGGCATGGCGTGTTCGCGGGTGTGACTGCCGGTGGGGTCCCTTACGCGGTTGTGAACCTGATGGGCAAGGTGTTCATGGGGGGAACGGAGGATCCGTTTCGCGCGATCGACAAGGTGCTGGAGGGTGTGTCGGCCAAGGTGATCGTGATCGACTTTCACGCGGAGGCTACCAGCGAGAAGGTCGCAATGGGCTGGCATCTGGACGGGCGGGTGACGGCGGTTCTGGGCACGCACACGCATATTCCGACGGCGGATGAGCGGATTCTGCACAAGGGCACGGCTTACCAGACGGATGTGGGGATGAGCGGGCCGTACGACAGCGTGATCGGGGTTGAGACGGACATGGTGCTGCACCGGTTTCGGACGGGGATGCCGGGGAAGTTCGAGGCGGCGAAGGGAAATCCGAAGATGTGCGCGGCGCTGATTGAGTGCGATGAGAGAACCGGGCGCGCGAGCTCTATTCGGCGCATCATGCTGGGGGAATGA
- the metX gene encoding homoserine O-acetyltransferase MetX: MSQGQKTAEEAGSAQAAADTPAEPKPSRPAPPTPTYEGDFVIDEHFMLECGRTLSGLTLHYAVYGRLNAARDNAVLVCHALSGSALVHQWWPEVFAPGAVLSLDHDFVICINLLGSCYGSTGPLSVNPETGSLYGPEFPLISIADNVRAQSRLLDSLGVRRLRLVMGGSMGGMQALEWTALFPDRVERAVVIGVAPLGAMGIALNHLQRQAILRDPEWVEGNYLPQKPPTRGLSLARQIAMLSYKSAPLFNERFARNPNRNGEDPWGLDDCGGGLIGGRFDIAGYLDEQGRRFVDRFDANSYLAILRTMDTWDPLRGGRSAHEIFGQIKARLTFIGISSDTLFPPDSVREFAETIRAAGVHAEYREMVSDHGHDAFLAEQTELLRLLQ; the protein is encoded by the coding sequence ATGTCCCAGGGCCAGAAAACCGCCGAAGAGGCGGGCAGCGCGCAGGCCGCGGCCGACACACCAGCCGAGCCGAAACCATCGCGCCCCGCCCCTCCCACTCCGACCTACGAAGGCGACTTCGTGATCGACGAGCACTTCATGCTCGAGTGCGGACGCACGCTCTCTGGCCTTACGCTGCACTACGCGGTGTACGGCCGACTGAACGCCGCGCGCGACAATGCGGTTCTGGTCTGCCATGCGCTCTCGGGGTCGGCGCTGGTGCACCAGTGGTGGCCTGAGGTCTTCGCGCCCGGCGCAGTGTTGTCCCTCGATCACGACTTCGTTATATGTATCAACCTGCTCGGGTCGTGTTATGGCTCGACAGGTCCTCTCTCCGTCAATCCTGAAACCGGCTCCCTCTACGGCCCCGAATTTCCCCTCATCTCCATCGCCGACAACGTCCGCGCCCAATCCCGCCTCCTCGATTCCTTAGGTGTCCGCCGTCTACGCCTGGTTATGGGCGGTTCCATGGGTGGAATGCAGGCTCTCGAGTGGACCGCTCTCTTTCCCGACCGCGTAGAGCGCGCCGTCGTCATCGGCGTGGCGCCGCTCGGAGCCATGGGAATTGCGCTGAATCACCTTCAGCGGCAGGCCATCCTGCGCGACCCCGAGTGGGTGGAAGGGAACTACCTTCCCCAGAAGCCACCCACCCGCGGACTCTCGCTGGCCCGCCAGATCGCCATGCTCAGTTACAAGTCCGCGCCGCTGTTCAACGAGCGTTTCGCCCGCAACCCCAACCGCAACGGCGAAGACCCCTGGGGCCTCGACGACTGCGGCGGCGGTCTCATCGGCGGACGCTTTGACATCGCGGGCTATCTCGACGAGCAGGGACGCCGCTTCGTCGATCGCTTCGACGCCAACTCCTATCTCGCCATCCTCCGCACCATGGACACCTGGGACCCGCTGCGCGGCGGCCGGTCTGCCCATGAGATCTTCGGCCAGATCAAAGCCCGCCTCACCTTCATCGGCATCAGTTCTGACACGCTCTTTCCGCCCGATTCGGTCAGGGAATTCGCCGAAACCATCCGCGCCGCCGGCGTCCACGCCGAGTACCGCGAAATGGTCAGCGACCACGGCCACGACGCCTTTCTAGCCGAACAGACGGAACTACTTCGGCTGCTCCAATAG